A single genomic interval of Streptomyces sp. P9-A2 harbors:
- a CDS encoding helix-turn-helix domain-containing protein, with product MGRPTKPVAAGISPRLRALAVYLRQLKDETRTTYATLSERTGPPNAPGYRGASTLSQVARGTHLPPLETVLAYARAAGDPGSHSTQRREATALSLWKAAAIEKARPHLAGRGRRTRQIRTPASLGQELTRLRLRAGRPSYSAIEKATKADGHRVPRSTAHLILNGKVLPSREQLSVLLKAFDVSVVDAAQWHAVLDRIEDRRRPPEPPRRGRGYACADADPAVQEYLERRERDEEIKRRTGQIHPDETYEDYEDRIRDRQSRDDWLYEDYDEFEGEGEPEDEAERQARAAEQAAFRAQLKAVAERATPTGRGADHA from the coding sequence ATGGGCCGCCCCACCAAACCTGTCGCCGCCGGCATCAGCCCCCGGCTGCGGGCCCTGGCCGTCTACCTGCGCCAGCTCAAGGACGAGACCCGTACCACCTACGCCACACTGTCCGAGCGCACCGGCCCACCGAACGCGCCCGGGTATCGCGGAGCCTCCACCCTCAGCCAGGTCGCCCGCGGCACCCACTTGCCCCCGCTCGAGACCGTCCTCGCCTACGCCCGCGCTGCTGGCGATCCCGGCAGCCACTCCACGCAGCGGCGGGAAGCGACAGCTCTGAGCCTGTGGAAGGCAGCTGCGATCGAGAAGGCCCGCCCGCACCTGGCCGGCCGAGGCCGACGGACCCGGCAGATCCGCACCCCCGCCTCTCTGGGCCAGGAACTGACGCGACTGCGCCTGAGGGCCGGCCGGCCCTCTTACAGCGCCATCGAGAAGGCGACCAAGGCCGACGGGCACCGTGTACCGCGTTCGACAGCCCACCTGATCCTCAACGGGAAGGTCCTGCCCAGCCGAGAGCAGCTATCCGTGCTCCTGAAAGCCTTCGACGTGAGCGTCGTGGACGCCGCCCAGTGGCATGCGGTCCTCGACCGCATCGAGGACCGCCGGCGACCGCCCGAACCGCCCCGGCGAGGCAGAGGGTACGCGTGCGCGGACGCCGACCCGGCCGTGCAGGAGTACCTCGAACGCCGCGAGCGCGACGAGGAGATCAAGCGACGCACCGGACAGATCCATCCGGACGAGACGTACGAGGACTACGAGGATCGGATACGCGATCGGCAGTCCAGGGACGACTGGCTGTACGAGGACTACGACGAATTCGAGGGCGAAGGCGAGCCGGAAGACGAGGCTGAAAGGCAAGCGCGGGCCGCCGAGCAGGCCGCCTTCCGTGCCCAGTTGAAGGCCGTGGCAGAGCGCGCCACTCCCACGGGGCGCGGTGCCGATCACGCCTGA
- a CDS encoding DnaB-like helicase C-terminal domain-containing protein — protein sequence MIDAAIQGQPTPLTRGPHHALLTTPAHAAKLGWNLTQAPTHSFADARKKLGDLIQYGAEGHPQVLRRHKTPVAVLLAAAADGTPIPPALQAEPAPDTAAPAATAAPDSAATPPEGQQAVQNPLPTTAAEVEAAKDLASAPTTPPAEATAAPTTPSEPRSEPAPAAQDTPAPAQTPPASPGSTPATSAPPEPGPSAPTPATPGTGHETGIPASGPPAVTAPRTLRRLAALAQALDTVLPTTGPTGETTTPTPLMGLPTGIRALDDALGGLQPGRFYLIAAAPGAGSSLIATAAARTSALEQHQPVLYAASGLTRADIAARIVAAHLPVDYHRLRAGRLTPTEQDDTAALHHHLAQAPLYIDDGTDLTTDAITESVPDLPGLALIVVDRLQTTEDPRLPLSGPSQITDAAQALAHLARTHELPVLAAVDTDDPQLIAALSLDITITLARDADQIHATITERDLGPQATLTLHADLAHARITDPYASPTATTSAPQTPPPAAPPYAPAPTTQTPPQAPTSPSPDPTPTQPAPPRPSPRRTTPPPSQNGYANRDYSYFTGMITRAVDEALHDHDGDIAAATEALVKKAVPNAMALFEATRVGGNYEHTVYPETLEFLRKKTKDGADEIWEGRHNWTNTHLMDALQNGTHPPITVNALDTNASFLSAFKTHLPIGALIHDPHGGFDPKRSGIYRLPTRPTWHHPNLPDPIGNRREDGPVLLDDATIRLLIRCARLGLCEPPHITECWTSGASEGLLEKFRRVLTEARTDALKTDDTVTVEYIKSMYSKFTSTIGESSVNREIRRPDWMHIIRSQAFANLWYKSHRAHNNSLTVVRVRGTDELHVTGDWRTVFTEGRLTTQMKQKDQYHLPRKSAR from the coding sequence TTGATCGACGCAGCCATCCAAGGGCAACCCACGCCCCTGACGCGCGGCCCGCACCACGCACTGCTCACCACCCCCGCCCACGCAGCCAAACTGGGCTGGAACCTCACTCAAGCCCCGACCCACAGCTTCGCGGACGCCCGCAAAAAGCTCGGGGACCTGATCCAGTACGGCGCCGAGGGCCACCCCCAGGTGCTGCGCCGCCACAAGACCCCCGTCGCCGTCCTGCTCGCCGCAGCCGCGGACGGCACTCCCATCCCGCCCGCACTTCAAGCCGAGCCCGCACCCGACACCGCGGCTCCGGCTGCAACGGCAGCCCCAGACTCCGCCGCAACACCCCCTGAGGGCCAGCAAGCAGTCCAGAACCCCCTCCCGACCACAGCAGCCGAAGTCGAAGCAGCCAAAGACCTCGCGTCCGCGCCGACAACTCCTCCTGCCGAAGCGACTGCTGCACCCACCACGCCTTCGGAGCCACGGTCGGAACCGGCACCAGCAGCCCAAGACACCCCTGCACCTGCCCAGACGCCCCCTGCCTCACCCGGTTCCACCCCAGCCACATCGGCCCCGCCCGAGCCGGGTCCGTCGGCCCCCACTCCCGCGACGCCCGGTACCGGCCACGAGACCGGCATCCCGGCCAGCGGCCCGCCAGCCGTCACTGCGCCGCGCACCCTGCGGCGTCTAGCCGCACTTGCGCAAGCCCTGGACACCGTCCTCCCGACCACCGGCCCCACCGGTGAAACCACCACCCCCACACCCCTGATGGGCCTGCCGACGGGCATCCGCGCCCTCGACGACGCCCTCGGCGGCCTCCAGCCCGGCCGCTTCTATCTCATTGCCGCCGCCCCCGGCGCCGGATCCAGCCTGATCGCCACCGCTGCCGCACGCACCAGCGCCCTCGAGCAGCACCAGCCCGTCCTGTACGCCGCCTCCGGACTCACCCGAGCCGACATCGCCGCACGCATCGTCGCCGCGCACCTGCCCGTCGACTACCACCGCCTGCGAGCCGGCCGCCTCACCCCCACCGAGCAGGACGACACCGCAGCCCTCCACCACCACCTGGCCCAAGCCCCGCTGTACATCGACGACGGCACCGACCTGACCACCGACGCGATCACCGAAAGCGTCCCGGACCTGCCCGGCCTCGCCCTGATCGTCGTCGACCGCCTGCAAACCACCGAAGACCCCCGGCTGCCACTGTCCGGCCCGTCCCAGATCACCGACGCCGCCCAGGCCCTCGCCCACCTGGCCCGCACTCACGAGCTGCCCGTCCTCGCCGCCGTCGACACCGACGACCCTCAGCTGATCGCCGCGCTCAGTCTCGACATCACCATCACCCTGGCCCGCGACGCCGACCAGATCCACGCCACCATCACCGAACGCGATCTCGGCCCGCAGGCCACCCTCACCCTCCACGCCGACCTCGCCCACGCCCGCATCACCGACCCCTACGCCAGTCCCACTGCCACCACCTCAGCACCACAGACACCACCCCCAGCCGCGCCCCCGTACGCTCCCGCACCGACCACGCAGACGCCTCCCCAAGCCCCCACCAGCCCATCCCCGGACCCCACGCCCACTCAGCCCGCCCCACCCAGGCCATCGCCCCGCCGCACCACACCGCCCCCGTCCCAGAACGGCTATGCCAACCGGGACTACAGCTACTTCACCGGCATGATCACCCGCGCCGTCGACGAAGCCCTCCACGACCACGACGGCGACATCGCAGCCGCAACCGAAGCCCTCGTGAAAAAGGCCGTACCGAACGCAATGGCCCTATTTGAAGCGACTCGCGTCGGCGGAAATTACGAACACACCGTCTACCCGGAAACCCTCGAATTCCTCCGAAAGAAAACCAAGGACGGCGCCGACGAAATCTGGGAAGGCCGCCACAACTGGACCAACACCCACCTCATGGACGCCCTCCAAAACGGCACCCACCCCCCGATCACCGTCAACGCCCTCGACACCAACGCCAGCTTCCTGTCCGCCTTCAAGACCCACCTGCCCATCGGCGCCCTGATCCACGACCCCCACGGCGGCTTCGACCCCAAACGCTCCGGCATCTACCGCCTCCCCACCCGCCCCACCTGGCACCACCCCAACCTGCCCGACCCCATCGGCAACCGCCGCGAAGACGGCCCCGTCCTCCTCGACGACGCCACCATCCGCCTCCTCATCCGCTGCGCCCGCCTCGGCCTGTGCGAACCCCCGCACATCACCGAATGCTGGACCTCCGGCGCCAGCGAAGGCCTCCTCGAAAAATTCCGCCGCGTCCTGACCGAGGCCCGCACCGACGCCCTCAAAACCGACGACACAGTGACCGTTGAATACATCAAATCCATGTACTCGAAATTCACCTCCACCATCGGAGAATCAAGCGTCAACCGCGAAATCCGCCGACCCGACTGGATGCACATCATCCGCTCTCAGGCATTCGCCAACCTCTGGTACAAATCCCACCGGGCCCACAACAACAGCCTGACCGTCGTTCGCGTCCGCGGCACCGACGAACTCCACGTCACCGGCGACTGGCGCACGGTATTCACCGAAGGACGCCTCACCACCCAGATGAAACAAAAAGACCAGTACCATCTCCCGAGGAAGAGCGCCCGATAA